Proteins encoded in a region of the Mariprofundus ferrinatatus genome:
- a CDS encoding DUF4390 domain-containing protein: MRCFQRYVLVSLIPLLAGVFFAACSPAYAEGSSELEVIVDEKVIYCSAMLNGSDDAFLHAMKDGISVSTVWYVRVDRVRDYWLNKNIAKIAVVRRVVPDLLSRSWLLEDVASGISQRVYDLSAATRFLANLEQFPVLDKSLLESGALYVMNASVELYTGEVNDAWWASLLKPEEASMKQVFQLP, encoded by the coding sequence ATGAGATGTTTTCAGCGATATGTATTGGTCAGTCTGATTCCGCTACTAGCGGGTGTTTTTTTTGCTGCCTGTAGCCCCGCTTATGCAGAGGGCTCGAGCGAATTAGAAGTTATTGTCGATGAAAAGGTCATCTATTGCTCTGCCATGCTAAACGGTAGCGATGATGCATTTTTGCATGCCATGAAAGATGGTATTTCGGTGAGCACGGTATGGTACGTTCGGGTGGATAGGGTGCGCGATTACTGGCTTAACAAGAACATTGCCAAGATCGCTGTGGTTCGCCGAGTTGTGCCCGACCTCCTGTCAAGAAGTTGGTTGCTGGAGGATGTGGCCAGCGGCATCTCACAAAGGGTTTATGATCTTTCGGCTGCAACGCGATTTCTGGCAAACCTTGAGCAGTTCCCAGTGCTGGATAAAAGTCTCCTTGAGTCTGGTGCGTTGTATGTCATGAACGCTTCGGTAGAACTGTATACGGGCGAAGTGAATGATGCATGGTGGGCCAGCCTGTTGAAGCCGGAAGAGGCATCAATGAAACAGGTGTTTCAGCTTCCGTGA
- a CDS encoding sensor histidine kinase → MKPTGVMRLIPLMLAAALLTLTVVLWPASNGESVLLAWVNVSIMLILSLFLVQYGIKLIRERKAPPPGSRLRAKLVIALVGMLLVPAMMIQMAANQMVERGMDVWFDVRVDKLLDRALTLAQGFYERVEKDMKRSMLNYISDATLLAAASGKLDYRTVSTYLNEIRELEGWQKAELFDINELLIGGVQLGELTSLKATPLSDAARLSMRLGRLSTELITRGDGEVAVGYAPIVGPTTVIGLLRVEVRLPAGMIQNARAVEADYRSYRQLEHNRQNIGETFTHVMLFVTLLVVLIAGLVGLLFARRLTTPVGDLANALRRVTEGDLNVVISESSSDELGSLAHSFNTMANRLKLNVEAIEQAQQELTKALDNSRQRQYVLESLLANLHTGVLLVDGDGRVRLLNQAVRDILLLPDNWMPSVDILKASKGNLRDIGEFYAELSHQQEDHLQREFDIDLSEGRSLHVLARGARLAETGSTGFSGYLLVIDDISELAEAQRNKAWAEVARRLAHEIKNPLTPIKLSAERLQRRFRGQVDDEPVFDTCTHAIIAQVERLQRLIADFSTLARMPQPKVRQASVCSLLLEMLELFNTYDRLQVAECDMGWTCLCDPDQVRQVLINLVDNALTATDGVEGGAVRLYAATSEEFAEWHVEDDGEGVEASVASQLFEAYYSTKENGSGLGLAIAKRIAEDHGGSLILVSPAKPTHFCLRLPRHCEQMEES, encoded by the coding sequence GTGAAGCCAACCGGGGTGATGCGTCTGATCCCGCTGATGCTGGCGGCAGCACTATTGACGCTGACCGTTGTTCTCTGGCCAGCTTCAAATGGGGAATCGGTTCTGCTTGCATGGGTCAACGTGTCGATCATGCTGATTCTTTCGCTATTTCTTGTTCAATATGGGATCAAGTTGATCCGGGAGAGGAAGGCACCACCACCCGGATCGCGCTTAAGAGCCAAACTGGTCATTGCTCTGGTCGGCATGCTGCTTGTGCCTGCGATGATGATTCAAATGGCTGCAAATCAGATGGTCGAGCGAGGCATGGATGTCTGGTTTGATGTGCGAGTGGATAAGCTTCTTGATCGTGCGCTTACCTTGGCTCAGGGGTTCTATGAGCGCGTTGAGAAAGATATGAAACGCAGCATGTTGAACTATATCAGCGACGCTACCCTGCTTGCAGCGGCTTCCGGCAAGCTGGATTACCGAACGGTTTCAACCTATCTGAACGAGATCAGGGAGCTTGAGGGTTGGCAGAAGGCGGAGCTTTTCGATATCAATGAGCTGCTGATCGGAGGTGTTCAACTGGGTGAGTTGACCTCGTTGAAAGCAACTCCCTTAAGTGATGCTGCCAGATTATCAATGCGGCTGGGCAGGCTATCAACGGAGTTGATTACGCGTGGAGATGGAGAGGTTGCTGTCGGTTATGCCCCCATCGTTGGTCCGACAACCGTGATAGGTTTGCTACGAGTAGAGGTTCGTTTGCCTGCAGGAATGATTCAGAATGCGAGGGCAGTGGAAGCAGATTACCGCAGCTACAGGCAGTTGGAGCATAACCGCCAGAATATTGGTGAAACTTTTACCCACGTCATGCTGTTTGTAACACTTCTGGTTGTACTCATCGCAGGTCTGGTAGGGCTGTTGTTTGCACGCAGATTGACAACGCCGGTCGGTGATCTGGCCAATGCGCTCAGACGCGTAACCGAAGGTGATCTGAATGTGGTCATCTCAGAGTCATCCAGCGATGAGTTGGGTTCCCTGGCTCACTCTTTTAACACCATGGCGAATCGCCTGAAGTTGAACGTTGAGGCTATTGAACAGGCGCAGCAGGAACTGACGAAAGCGCTGGATAATAGCCGACAGCGACAATATGTACTGGAGTCGCTGCTGGCCAACCTTCATACGGGTGTGCTGCTGGTAGATGGCGATGGACGTGTCCGCCTTCTAAATCAGGCGGTAAGGGACATTCTGCTCCTCCCCGATAACTGGATGCCAAGTGTTGATATTCTCAAGGCAAGTAAAGGGAATCTCCGTGATATCGGGGAATTTTATGCCGAACTCAGCCACCAGCAGGAAGACCATCTTCAGCGTGAGTTCGACATCGACCTTTCCGAAGGGCGGAGCCTGCATGTTCTCGCTAGAGGAGCCCGCCTGGCCGAAACCGGCTCGACCGGTTTCTCAGGATATCTTCTGGTGATTGATGATATTTCCGAACTTGCAGAGGCGCAGCGAAATAAGGCATGGGCCGAAGTGGCCAGACGCCTTGCGCATGAGATCAAGAACCCGCTGACACCGATCAAGCTATCGGCAGAGCGATTACAGCGGCGTTTTCGGGGTCAGGTTGATGACGAACCGGTCTTCGACACCTGTACCCATGCCATTATTGCACAGGTAGAGCGGTTACAGCGCCTCATTGCAGACTTCTCTACACTGGCAAGAATGCCACAGCCAAAAGTTCGTCAGGCTTCTGTCTGCTCCCTTCTGTTGGAGATGCTGGAGCTGTTCAACACCTACGACCGGCTACAGGTGGCAGAGTGTGATATGGGCTGGACCTGTCTGTGTGATCCGGATCAGGTGCGTCAGGTTCTGATAAATCTGGTGGATAATGCTCTGACCGCAACTGATGGCGTTGAAGGGGGAGCGGTCCGTCTCTACGCAGCCACGTCGGAGGAGTTTGCCGAATGGCATGTGGAAGATGATGGTGAAGGTGTTGAGGCTTCAGTAGCATCTCAGCTATTTGAGGCATATTACTCCACCAAGGAGAATGGTTCCGGTCTTGGGTTGGCGATTGCCAAGCGTATCGCAGAGGATCATGGAGGCAGCCTGATTCTTGTTTCCCCGGCAAAACCGACACACTTTTGTCTTCGCCTGCCCAGGCATTGTGAACAGATGGAGGAATCATGA